The Terriglobus roseus sequence GCAATGTCACGACGCCATCCTTGCGCCAGGCTGGTGCGAGAGGCACAGTGGTCAGCACTGGCCCCTTGCAGCTGTCCACATGCACCGCGACCTTTGCTGTGGTCATGGTGCTGATGGGGGCTGGCATGGGTCGGCTGCCGGAACGGAAGATGTACGGGATGCTGCCCATGCCCAGGGTCACGCCATTGAAGCGATCCAGGTCGGCCTTGCGATAGATCCAGCAAGGATTCGAATAAACAACGCGAAAGACGGGCCGCTCTGCATTCCGTGGTGGATCCTGTTCCATCTGGATTCCGGCAGAACCGGTGCAGGCATCCAGTTCGCGGCTGTCACGCCGCATGGTCGAGGCAAGCGTGATCTTCTGCGTCATGGGCAGGCCGAGCGCCGTGGTGCCATCGAACGCAAGCGCATGGACCTCGGACGGTAGAGAGATCTGCAGATCGCCGTTGAAGACCGGTGAGGTCTTCTTCACCGGGGAGCCATCCAGGGTGTAGTGGATCTCGCCCAGGTTCCCTTGCGTCGCCAGTTGCAGGCTCGCATGATCACCGGCACCGGTGGGAGTAGCGTGTGCCTGCACTTCAAAGACGCTGAGTGCCGGCTTCACACCGGCATCCTCAGTGCGTTGCAGATCTGCGGGCAGCCGGTGCAGAAAGTCCTTGTAGTCACGACGGCCGTCCGGCGACCAGGCCATCTCGGCGAGCGCTGCAGCGCGTGGAAACAACATATGCTGAACACGATCTTCGGTCAGCACATACTCACTCCAGATGGAGCCCTGCACGCCGAGTACATGGGCCTGCTCGGCCGTTGTAAGGACCGCAGGCAGCGCCTTGAAGTTATAGACATCAGCCAGTGAATTGACCGGATCGCGACCCGCGGTTTCGTCCGTCGCATCGCTCTGGCGATAGTTGAAGTACAGCGGGCGGTTCGGCGTCAGGATGGCATCATGGCCCTGCTTCGCGGCCGAGACGGCTCCTTCGATACCGCGCCAGGACATGACGGTGGCATTCGGGGAAAGTCCACCCTGCAGGATTTCATCCCAGCCCACCAGCCTGCGGCCGTGCGCGTTGATGAATTTCTCCATGCGTCCCATGAACCAGCTCTGCATGGCATCTTCATCATGAATGCCGAGCTCCTTCATCTTTGCCTGGACGGTCGGGTTCGACTTCCACTGATCCTTCAAAGCCTCGTCGCCGCCAACGTGGATGTACTCACCAGGGAAGAGGTCCATCACCTCGGTCAGCACATTCTGCAAAAATTCAAACGTGGCATCGTCCGTATTGAAAAGTGTGGGATAGATTCCCCAGCCCACCGGCATCCCCGGAAGCCCCTTCGCGCTGCCCAGTTCCGGATAGGCCACCAGTGCCGCGGTGGCATGGCCCGGCATCTCGATCTCAGGCACCACCGTGATGTTGCGCTCCTTCGCGTAAGCCACTACATGGCGGATCTGGTCCTGCGTGTAGAAACCACCATAAGGACCTGTCGGCGCGTTGGAACCAGCCTGCCAGGGTGGCATGGTCTGCGGGCGGAAGCCGCCAACCGACGTAAGTTTCGGGTAGCGCTTGATCTCGATGCGCCAGCCCTGGTCTTCCGTAAGGTGCCAGTGGAAGGTATTGAGCTTGTGCTCCGCCATGTAGTCGAGCAACTGCAGAATGAACTGCTCGCTCTGCATGTGGCGCGCTGAGTCCAGCATGATGCCGCGCCAACGAAACCTGGGGCCATCTTCAATGTGAACTGCGCTGATGGATCCCGGCGCATGGGCCATCATCTGCCAAAGGCTGATCGCGCCATACAGATAGCCGGCACGGCTGCCCGCGGTAATGGTCACGCCGGCTGGGGTGACATCGAGCGCGTAGCTTTCGTCATCACCACCCTTCTCAGGTCTGTGCGCCTCACGATGAACGAACGTAAGCTGCGGCGCCTTCGTCTTTTCGCCTGTAAGCAGAGCAGGCGTGTGCGTTGTTGCGAGCAAGCCCTGCAGATAGCGCGTTACGGAACTCGCATCAACATCAGACGTCGTCGCACGAACCGCAAGGCCACGCCGAAGGTCAAGTGTTCCTGACGATGCTTCCACACGCGCAGGCGCAGGGATTACTGAGTTGGCAGTCTGTGCCTGCGAAGTAGCAAAGAGTGAAAGCGAACAGAAAGCGACCGGCAAGAGTGCGTGTTTGGTGCGAGATATCGTCTTCAATGCGTTCTCCCTCAGGGTGCGTTCTTCAGTTGTTCTGCAATGCCGGCATGGAGCGGCCTTCTACAAGTACTTCGACCAGATGGAACGTGCCGTCTTCAGCGGACCAACGGAAGATCAGCAGGTCCGCGGACGAACCGACAGCGAGCGTTCCGCACTGCGCATTTAAGAAATTTGCAGGATTCGCAGTAGCCATGCGCACTGCGTCTCCCAGCGAAGCGCCCTGCAGCCCGGCAACGCGGGTAAGGGCGTCTCTGAGAGCGATGCCGGAACCGGCCAACAGGCCCGTATCGCGCATGCGGATCGAACCATCCCCGCCGACCACGACGTCACCGCCGATGGGTGAGCGATACAGTCCCGGCGCGCTACCAGCAAGCGCAACAGAATCCGATATCAACACGGCCCGCTCAACCCCCTTGGCGCGCAGCATGACGCGAAGGACATCGGCAGGCAGATGGACTCCATCCGCGATGATCGTTGCGGTCAGGCGATCCTCCGCAAGCTGTGTCCAGATCGGGTTCGGATGACGCGGCAGCTCTGCCGCAATGCCATTGCCCAGGTGCGTCGAAAGTTGTGCGCCGGCATCCACCGCCGTACGAATCTGTTCCGGTGAAGCATGTGTGTGACCCAGCGCCACCACGACACCACGATCGCAAAGGGCACGGATGTAGGCCGCAGCCTCCGGCCAATGCGGCGAGAGCGTGACCAGCTTGATCAGGCCGCCCGCGGCTTCTTGGAACTCTTCGAACTCCGCCAACGACGGCGGACGCACGTGCTCCGCAGGATGGGCACCGCGATATCCGTCGATCGGCGAAATGCTCGGCCCCTCCAGGTGCACGCCCGGCACCGCATGGGCAACGAACGCGGAGTTGCGACGGGCTTCTGCAATGGTTCGCAGTCGAGACAGCATCTCTGCAGGTGAAGCTGTGATCACCGTCGGAAGATACGTCGTTGTGCCAACCGACGCGAGCAGTAACGTGAGCCGTTCCACCGCTTGCGCATCGCAGGCGGCATCGTTCAGGTCGATCCCGCCATAGCCGTTTACCTGTAGATCAACGAGACCGGGCGCCAGCCACAGGTCATCGACATCGCCGCTATACGGGCAGATAGACGTGACGCGCGTATCTACGACCTCAACTTCGATGGACTCGAGTGTGAGGGGATCGCGACCACGGAGATGGCGCACGGTGCTCACCGTTGTGACAATCCTGCGGCAGATTCCGCGTCGAGATAGACAGTGCAACCAGCGTGCGTACGCAGGATGGAAGCAGGGCATGACGGATCGACTTCGCCGGTGAAAGCACGCGTGACGGCTGCCTCTTTCAGCTTGCCCGGCACACAGCAGAACAATTTGTCTGCCCGCAACAACCGCGGGATAGAAAGCGTCACGGCGTGGGTCGGCACATCCTCCAGGTTAGGAAAGAGCCCCTCCTCCACCTGTTGCACGCGACTCAAACGATCCAGCTCCACGACGCGAACATCTTGAGGCTCGTTGAAATCCGCAGGCGGATCGTTGAAGGCAATGTGTCCGTTCATGCCGATGCCCAGGCAGACGATGTCGATAGGATGCTGCGACATCAGCCATGCGTACTCTTCGGAGCAACGCTCAGCATCTATCCCTGGATCGATCAGGTGGACAGCGTGCAGCTTGACCTTCCCGAAGAACTCGCGCGTCAACCATGCTCCGAAACGTTGTGGTGCATCGGCCGGCAGGCCCGTGTACTCATCCATGTGAAACGCTTCCACACGATCCCAGTCGATTCCTTCTGCCTGTGCGAGCGTTCGCAGCATCTCACTTTGGCTGGGTGCCGCGGCAAAGACCACGCGCACCACCGGCTGCGCGCGAAGGCGTGCGCGAAGCTCCCCCGCAACGTCTGAAGCGGCGAGTCGCCCCATCTCCTGGGCCGTGGCTGAAACGTGAAGGACTGGCTGCCGGACTGGCGTGATCACTGTCATACGTGCTTCTTCAACCTTGAAAGAGCGTCTCGGGACGCCCGGTTAGCGCATGACCGTGAGCAGGTCGTCGGCGCGTGGATTGTGGACCGGACGCAACACGCCGGTGAGGATATAGACAAAGAGCGAGACCATGACGGGACCACCCACCGCCAGCATAAGGCTGCCACCGTTCCCGTCCATGCTGGCAGGTATCAACCAGCGAATCGCGGCAAAGGCAACCACGCCGGAGAGCCATGAGGTGATGGCAGAGAACGCTCCGCATCGCGCGAACAGCGGCAGCATACCCAGCAGCATAGGGACAGCAATAGGACCAACCAGGGCACCGTACCAGAGAAGGATCAGTCCGAGCACACCACCCATGTGGTTCGCAAGCAGGGCGATCACCATGCTGCCGCCCAGGAAGAACAGCGTGCACAAACGGCCTGCCAGCAGTTGCTGCTTCTCCGTCGCGAGCAGCCGCTGCGGCAGAAAGGCCGGCGCAATATCCCGCACCACAACAGCAGAGACGGCATTCGCATCGGACGACGTCATCGCCATGGAGTGCGCGAACAATCCCGCGAGGACCAGTCCGACCAGGCCGGCAGGCAGGTACAGTTGCGCCATCGTCGCATAGCTCTGCGAAGGGTCTCCAATGTGCGGCAGCAGCAGCGGTGCGGCCCACATGGGATAGAACAGCACCACCGGCCACACCAGGTATAAGACAGCGGAAAGCTGCGCCGATCGCCGCGCGGACGCTTCGTCCGGGGATGCCATAAAGCGTTGTGCCAGGCTCCAGGTTCCACCGTTGTAGGACAGAAAGTTGACCAGCAGATACGTCAATGCAAAGCCCAGCGTGTACTGCCCGTGGAAGAACTGGCGATGCTCGGGCGGCAGCCGGAACCACATGCCACTGACCGCAGACACTCCGCCCAGCCGGTACAGCACCACCGCACACATGGCGATGCCAGAGATCAACTGGATGATGAATTGGCTCAGGTCGGTCGCCGCATCAGCCCACAGGCCACCCATCACGGAATAGATGAGCGTCACGCCGCCGGTCAGCAGCACGCCCCACTTCAGGTCCACATGCGCAAACATCTGCAGCAGTAGTGCCGACGCCGTCCACTTGGCGCCGACGTCAAAGATCTTCAGCAGCGACCCGCTCAGCGCGAGGCAGAGCTTGGTGCGATGCCCATACCGTACAGTCAGGTATTCCAGCGGCGAGATCATGCCGGTATGCACGCGCAGCCGCACCCACCGTGGCGCAAACACAAACGATCCAATCAGCAGAGCCAGCGCGATGCTGCAGGCCCACCAGATGTAAATGCTGAAGCCATCGGAATAAGCAATCGCCGCATAGCCCACGAAGACAGCCGCGCTGTAGCCCGACATATGGTGCGATATCCCGGAGAGCCACCATGGCATCTTGCCGCCGGCTGTGAAGAAATCGCGGGCATTCTTCACCTTCCGGCGGATGCCAATCCCAACCGCCAGCATCAGCAGAAAATAGAGAGCCAACGCCACTTGGTCGAGAGTTCGCATAATCTCCAGGGAACGGCAGTACTACAACACTGATACATACTGATATATCACAAGGAAGTGACAATGGTGCGGGGCGTTTCTCTGCACCGCAACGTCACATCGTCGCTCGGCCCCTGGGAGAGCAGTTCCGCACTCTCCTGCTTGAGGCCTGCAGCCGGACTCCGGTCGCCGATCTCCTTGAAACGCTTTGCGGGTCTAGCAGAATCAACAAGTTAGACATAGCTAATCCAACGGCATGGAAGAGGTCACCAGTTCGATCCCGGTCAGGTCCGCCAACCTCCTTCAAAACTTCACGCCAGGGTCCCGGACCTCATGGGTATCGTTCGGACTGGCGCCCCATGAGCCGTCGTGCATCCAATACTTCATGACTCCCCGCAGGCCATCCGTCGTCATCATCAACGACCACATCGACACATGCACCGGCCTGGCCGAATTGCTGGAGCTTGATGGGTTTGAGGCGTATTCCTGCTTTAGCGGTGTGGAAGGTTTGTACCAGGTCACGATTCGCACCCCCGACGCGGTCCTGCTGGACATGAATATGCCGGGCATGAGCGGTTTAGAGGTATGTGCCGCCATCCGCAACCGGCAATCCATCGCGAACACCGCAATCGTCTTCCATTCCGGCGAACAGAAGCCGGCGAACTTGGACGGTGCCGACGCGTTCCTTACCTACCCAGTCCCGCTGGACATCCTTGCCGCAGTCCTTCGCGCCACCATCAGCAAACGCAGCGCATAGCTGCCGCTCGTCGAATCAGGATCCGGAGCCTCCCTTGGAGTCCGGTTCTCCTTGCGCGACGCCTTTCGCAACCTCCCGCAGCCTCTTCAATTTCGGCAGCACATGACCGAGGGGCCGAGACGGCGCATTCGACAGCCCCATGGACTGATAGATATCCAGATAGAGCCGGAAGAGTTCTTCCGCGCGCGCTGCTTCGGCTGGCTGCGGTTCAATGACCTTGTACGGCAGGCAGAGAGCGTCCTGCGCCGTCGTGATGTTGGGATAGGCTCCCGCCGCCTTCATCGCGAAAATGACCGATCCAAGACTGGTAGGCACGCCGTCCGGCACCAGCACCGGTTTATTCAGCACGTTCGCATAGACCTGGTTCAGCACGGCGCTGTTCTGCGGAATACCGCCCCCATTGATGACACGGCGGACCGGTACACCATGCTGCGCCATGCGTTCCAGGATGATGCGCGTTTGAAACGCGGTGCCTTCGATCGCGGCGAAGAGTTCGTCCTGCGGCGTGCTGCCAAGGTTCCAGCCAAGCGTGACACCGCCCACGTCGGGATTCCCCAGTACCGTGCGATCGCCGTTATCCCAGCACAGGCGCAACAGACCCGTCTGTCCAACGCGGTAATTCGCAATACCTGCGGCAAGTTCCCGGACGGTCGTGCCGGCTCGGCGAGCGATAGCGTCGAACATGTCTCCGACGGCGGGTATCCCGGCTTCCACACCGGTCATGGCAGGATCCACGCTGCCGGGTACAACGCCGCTGACACCCGGGATCACGTGGCGGTCGCTCATGACGGCAATCACACAGGTGGAGGTACCGACGACGTTGACCACATCGCCCTCGCGACAGCCTGAGCCGATCGCGTCCCAGTGCGCATCGAGCGCGCCCACCGGGATCGGGATGCCCGGTCTCAGTCCGAGACGTTTGGCCCACTGCTGTGTCAGATCTCCATAGATCTCGTCCGATGCGAGGAACGTGCCGGCGATCTTATCGCGGATGCCAGTCAGCAGCGGATCCACAGAGACAAAGAACTCCTCCGGCGGCAGACCACCCAGCGATGCGTTCCACATCCACTTGTGTCCCATGGCGCAGACGCTACGTTTCAGATCCTTTGGCGAGGTGACGCCCGTGAGCGTCGCAGCGACCATGTCGCAGTTCTCCAGCGCCGTTGCAAAGCGCTCGCGCTTGGACAGGTCGGCATGACGAAGCCAGTGCAGCACCTTCGCGAAGCCCCACTCGGGCGAGTAGAAGCCACCGCTCCAGTGGATTGCTTCGAGGTTGCCAGCGTGTGCCGCCGCCGTGATCTGTTGCGCTTCCACTGAGGCCCTTGTGTCGCACCAGAGGTAGTACTCGTCCAACGGCTGCATCGCTGCATCCACCATCAATACGCTGGACCCGGTGGCATCGATGGCGATGGATGCGACCTGATCGCCATCGATCCCCGCAGTTTCCAACACATCGCGGCTGGCCTTTGCGAGCGCGTCCATCTGGTCGGCGTGTGACTGCGTGGCATAGGCGCCGTCATTGGCGCGGCGATGTAACGGATACTCTGCTGTGGCCGTACCCAGGCGTCCGCGCTCCGAGTCGTAAAGCGTGACGCGAACGCTCAGTGTGCCAAAGTCCGCGCCCATCACGATCGCCATGCACCGTCTCCTTCATTGAGCCGGCAACGTGTGCGGCATCATGAGCATGCTACCCGTGCCTCGCCGCGCCTGTCGAGATTGCATACTTATGTCGACATAGCGTATTCATCAGTGACAGCCCTACCATGGCATCACGACACGGAGACGCAGCGTGGCACCCGCGAAAGTCATCGCCATCGACGCACCACTCGCCCATAAGGCAGGTCCTGGCAGCTACCGATGGTGGCTGATCGCCATGTTGTGGTGCGTCTGTTTCTGCAATTACGCAGACCGTCAGGCGATCTCCTCCATCTTCCCGTTGCTGCGCAGCGACCTGTCACTGAGTGATCTGCAGCTTGGCATCATTGCTTCATCGTTCATGTGGATGTACGCGGTCGCGGGACCGGTTGCGGGATGGCTTTCCGACCGCGTCTCACCGCGCAGTGTCATTCTTGGCGCATTGATCTTCTGGTCTGCAGTAACAGCCGGCACCGCGGTCTCTCACAGCTTTGGGACGATGGTTTTCTTTCGCACACTGGGCGGCCTGGGCGAGGCCTTTTACTTCCCTGCCGCAATGGCGCTTATCGGCCTCTATCACTCGACTGCGACGCGTTCCCGCGCCATGGCACTGCACCAGTCGAGTGTTTACGCCGGTACCATTGGCGGTGGCGCTCTGTCAGCCGTCATCGCGCAGAGCCACGGCTGGCGCACTTCGTTCGTCGTCTTTGGGGTGGCCGGCGTGCTGCTCGGTGTAGTCTTACTGCTGTTCCTGCGCAGACCGCCCGCACGCGCACTCAAGACGGAGACCACCACCGATCAAAACTTCTTTCACGGCGTTCGTGATGCCCTGCGTTCGGGCCGCGTGATCGCGCTGATCGTCGTCTTCATCGGTGCGAACTTTGTGGCAGTCGTCTTTCTCACGTGGCTGCCAACCTACCTCTACACAAAGTTCCACCTGAGCCTGGCACACGCGGGCTTCAGCAGCACGGCATACCTGCAGATTGCATCGGTCCTGGGCGTACTGCTGGGTGGTGTGCTGGCCGACAAGTTTGCCATGCGTCGCGTGGGCGGACGGCAGATGATCCAGGCATTCGGTCTGCTGATGGGTGTGCCCTTCATCTTCCTCACGGGCTGGTCACTCACCATGGCTGGACTCATCGCAGGCATGATCGGCTTCGGCTTCTTCAAGGGCATGTACGACGCGAACATCTGGGCCTCGCTCTACGACGTCATCCCTGTTGAGCGGCGCGGCGTGGCAGCCGGCACCATGAATTCACTCGGCTGGCTTGGAGGCGGCTTCGCGCCCATCCTCATCGCGACCGCGGCAGGACGCTTCGGCATGAGCGCCTGCCTGAGCGCGACCTCAGCGATCTATCTCTGCCTTGGATTAGTGCTGCTCCTGCTGGTTCGGAACATGCGGCGATCGGAGGACGTACTGCCCGCATAACTACATGCGAAAGTGCGCGGCGCGATCCAGCGCGGCAAGATGGTTCTCGCGCTCCCAAAGATCAAACTCGTCCAGGCGCTCCCGTCCGCTGGCCTGGATATGTTCGCCGAGTAATCGCTTGGCCTCATCCTCATCGCCCTTCAACACGGCCTGCAGGATACTGCGGTGGTGCTTGTGGATGCGCTCAAGTTCATCGCGCCGATGGCCGCTGCGCTGGATGGCGAAGATGCGGATCATCAGACGGGTGTCATTCACTACCTTCAGGATGCGTGCGTTCGAAGCCAGGCGGATGAGCATGGCATGAAAGCCGAGATCTGCCACTGCGAAGCGCTTCATCTGCTCCGCATTCAGTTCCACCTTGCCGCTCGTTTTCAGCTCCTTCAGCAGGGTTTGCGTCTCATCCAGCAGGCTCTCCAGCTTCTGCCTATCCGCAGGACGAACCCCCTCGCGCGCCGCTCGTCCGACGGCGAAGACTTCCAGTGCCTCGCGCAGTTCGTAGAGGTCGATGATGCTCTGCCGTGAGAGTTGCGTGACGACCAGTCCACCGCCCGGGCTGAGTTCCAGCAGACCCTCTGCCAGCAACTGCCCTGCGGCCTCGCGGACCGGCGTACGGCTGCTGCCCAGTTCCTTCGAAAGGGCAAGCTCCGAGAGCAGCGATCCGGCCGGCAGATCGCCCGACGCAATCTTTCCCTGGATCAACTGGTACGCCTTCATTCGTACGGACTGGCTTGGACCGGGATGGTGCGTGCTGGAGCGGCGCGGCATGGAAGCAGTCTAATGCAGCCCTGCCAGAAAATGCAGCGAACTCGGTGAAAGGTGGATTTCGTATGTCGACATACGATCCGCAAATTTGCTAGAGTCGTCCTCGATGAGACTCTCGTTCGCACTTTGCAGTGCCGCCCTCTCGCTGTCGTTCGTGCTTCCCACCGCAGGGCTGTGCCAGGCGCGGGCCGTTGAGCCGACGAAGCAATTCATCTATAAAGATGCGCCGTTCCCGTCCGCCCATGCGTCGACGATTGTCGAGGTTGGCAAAGGCGAGTTCCTTGCCGCATGGTTTGGGGGCACCAAGGAGAGCGCGCCGGATGTTGCCATCTGGATGTCGCGCCGATCTGCGGATGGCACATGGTCCGCGCCCGCAGAGATGGCGCGCGAGCCCGGCACGCCTACGTGGAATCCCGTTCTGTTCCACGCGAAGACAGGTCGCCTGTGGCTCTACTTCAAGTACGGCCCCCATCCCGCCGAGTGGACGGCCGCGCGACGCTACAGCGACGATGACGGCAAGACCTGGTCGCAGGTGGAGCACCTGCCTGCTGGCGTTTATGGGCCCATCCGCGCCAAGCCTTATGTCGCACCGGACGGCACCATCATCAGCGGCAGTTCCGTTGAGAGCTATCACTCGTGGTCGGTATGGGTCGAGCGCAGCACCGATAACGGGATGACGTGGACGCGCACCGGCCCCATCACACTGCCGGAGCTGCTGAACGCTCCATCGGCAGCACTGGACCCGGACAAGGCCATCGGACTGATTCAGCCAACGGTGATCCCCATGAACGATGGCAAGCCAGGGATGCACCTGCGTCTGTACATGCGGTCGTCGATCCAGATCCACAAAATCTGTGTCTCCGATTCAACCGACGGCGGCAGGACTTGGACCGATGCGCGCAAGCTGGACGTGGATAACCCCAACTCCGGCATCGACATTGTTCGCCTGAAGGACGGCCGCTTCGTCCTCCTCTATAACGACACGCCCACGGGCCGAACGCCGCTGAATCTGGCCGTGAGCAAGGATGGCGATCACTTCACGAATTTCGCCGTCGTTGAGAATGAGACACCCGGCGAATTCTCTTACCCTGCATTGATCCAGGGGACCGACGGCAACCTGCACATGACCTACACGTGGCAGCGTAAGACCATTCGCTACGCAACATTTCCGCTGGCATCGATACCGCGGTGAAGGATATCTCCATGACCCGGTTTTCTGGTGTTTACGCTGCACTTCTAACGCCCCGCAACTCTGTCGGCGAACTTGACCTTGCGTCATTCCGCGGACAGCTTACGACTCCATGCGCAGACCAACTGGCAGGCTATGCCGTGAACGGCGCGACCGGCGAGTTCACCATCAGCACCGTGCAGGAGCTGTCAGAGATCGTGATGGCGACGCGCGATGCCGCGCCGAACGCACAGATCCTGTGCGGCATTGGTGCAGGCGATGTGCGGTGCGCCGTAGCACGTGGCCACGCTGCGACCGACGCCGGTGCAGACGCTGTATTGCTGCCCATGCCGGCGTTCTTCCCCTATCGCCAGGACGACCTGCGCGCCTTCTGCATCGCCGTTGCGTCAGAGCTTTCGATCCCTGTACTGCTCTACAACCTTCCGCAGTTCACCACCGGCCTTACTGTCGATACGGTGCTCTCTCTGCTGACATCCGGCAGTAACATCGTCGGCGTGAAGGATAGCAGTGGGTCGCTCGATATCGTGCGCGCCATGACCGAGGCACAGGTCAGCGGGGCACGCATCATCGGCAACGACAGCGCGCTCTGCGACGCGATGGAGCAGGGGCTTTGTGATGGCGTGGTGTCCGGTGTGGCGTGTACGCTGCCGGAGCTGATGACATCGCTCTTCGCAACAAAGGGACACGGCAAGGAGTTCCGCCAATACCGCGACCTGCTCAACGAATTCATCGACCAGTTGGGAGCACTCCCGACGCCGTGGGGTCTGAAGGTGACAAGTGCGGTGCGGGGGTTCTCAAGCGAGAGCTATCCCTTTCCGCTCTCAAGCGAACGCGCCGAAGAAGCGGCGGTGCTGCGCGGATGGTTCGTGGACTGGATGAAGACGGCAACAGAAGCAGGTGTGGCATGAGCAGGATCTACCTGGTCACAAGCGGCGATCTCCGCCAGAGCGCAAACGAAGTCTGCTGGCCCGCGCAAGCTGAACTTGAAGCCGCGCTTGCAAAGGCTTTTGCGGCGGCAGGACATGAGCTAGTCCGCGCATTCCCCGTCGACGCGAAGCTGGGCCATGGCTTCATCAGCAGCCAGCGCATGGGGATGGATGTCTTCGCAAAGATTCCACCGGACGCTCCACTGGTCTTCGCAACAGCCGCATGGCAGTACACGCACCACGTGTTACCGGGCATGCGGTCGCATCGCGGGCCGATCCTCACCGTCGCCAACTGGTCGGGCCAGTGGCCGGGGCTGGTGGGCCTGCTGAACCTGAATGGATCACTCGTGAAGGCGGGCGTGGCTTTCTCGACGCTTTGGAGCGAAGACTTCACCGACGACTTCGCTCTGCGTGGTTTGAGGGACTGGATAACAACCGGCAGGCTCGCGCATGACCTGTCGCATGTAACGCCACTCGCATCCTCGGCCCTCCCTGCAGAAGCGAGGACGCTCGGCGATGATCTTGCGCTGGATCTGCAGACGCGCAAGATCATCCTCGGCATCTTCGACGAAGGCTGCATGGGCATGTACAACGCCATCATCGACGATGAGCCGTTGAATCGGGCGGCCTTCTTCAAGGAGCGGCTCAGCCAGTCGGCCCTCTACGCTCGTATGCGGACCATCACCGACGCAGACGCACAGGCCGTACGCACATGGCTGGATACGAAAGGCCTGAAGTTTAATACCGGCACCGACGAAGCAACGGAACTTACCGACGCGCAGATTCTCGCGCAGTGCCGCATGTATGTGGCGTCGGTGCGCATCGCGGATGAGTTTGGCTGCGACAGCATTGGCATTCAGTACCAGCAGGGTCTGAAGGACCTGGCACCCGCTTCGGATCTGGTGGAAGGTTTGTTGAACAATCCGGATCG is a genomic window containing:
- a CDS encoding family 20 glycosylhydrolase; this translates as MKTISRTKHALLPVAFCSLSLFATSQAQTANSVIPAPARVEASSGTLDLRRGLAVRATTSDVDASSVTRYLQGLLATTHTPALLTGEKTKAPQLTFVHREAHRPEKGGDDESYALDVTPAGVTITAGSRAGYLYGAISLWQMMAHAPGSISAVHIEDGPRFRWRGIMLDSARHMQSEQFILQLLDYMAEHKLNTFHWHLTEDQGWRIEIKRYPKLTSVGGFRPQTMPPWQAGSNAPTGPYGGFYTQDQIRHVVAYAKERNITVVPEIEMPGHATAALVAYPELGSAKGLPGMPVGWGIYPTLFNTDDATFEFLQNVLTEVMDLFPGEYIHVGGDEALKDQWKSNPTVQAKMKELGIHDEDAMQSWFMGRMEKFINAHGRRLVGWDEILQGGLSPNATVMSWRGIEGAVSAAKQGHDAILTPNRPLYFNYRQSDATDETAGRDPVNSLADVYNFKALPAVLTTAEQAHVLGVQGSIWSEYVLTEDRVQHMLFPRAAALAEMAWSPDGRRDYKDFLHRLPADLQRTEDAGVKPALSVFEVQAHATPTGAGDHASLQLATQGNLGEIHYTLDGSPVKKTSPVFNGDLQISLPSEVHALAFDGTTALGLPMTQKITLASTMRRDSRELDACTGSAGIQMEQDPPRNAERPVFRVVYSNPCWIYRKADLDRFNGVTLGMGSIPYIFRSGSRPMPAPISTMTTAKVAVHVDSCKGPVLTTVPLAPAWRKDGVVTLPPAAITGAAGVHDLCFAVENTEDPGTVWLLNYIQPTPR
- a CDS encoding N-acetylglucosamine-6-phosphate deacetylase: MSTVRHLRGRDPLTLESIEVEVVDTRVTSICPYSGDVDDLWLAPGLVDLQVNGYGGIDLNDAACDAQAVERLTLLLASVGTTTYLPTVITASPAEMLSRLRTIAEARRNSAFVAHAVPGVHLEGPSISPIDGYRGAHPAEHVRPPSLAEFEEFQEAAGGLIKLVTLSPHWPEAAAYIRALCDRGVVVALGHTHASPEQIRTAVDAGAQLSTHLGNGIAAELPRHPNPIWTQLAEDRLTATIIADGVHLPADVLRVMLRAKGVERAVLISDSVALAGSAPGLYRSPIGGDVVVGGDGSIRMRDTGLLAGSGIALRDALTRVAGLQGASLGDAVRMATANPANFLNAQCGTLAVGSSADLLIFRWSAEDGTFHLVEVLVEGRSMPALQNN
- a CDS encoding 6-phosphogluconolactonase, translating into MTVITPVRQPVLHVSATAQEMGRLAASDVAGELRARLRAQPVVRVVFAAAPSQSEMLRTLAQAEGIDWDRVEAFHMDEYTGLPADAPQRFGAWLTREFFGKVKLHAVHLIDPGIDAERCSEEYAWLMSQHPIDIVCLGIGMNGHIAFNDPPADFNEPQDVRVVELDRLSRVQQVEEGLFPNLEDVPTHAVTLSIPRLLRADKLFCCVPGKLKEAAVTRAFTGEVDPSCPASILRTHAGCTVYLDAESAAGLSQR
- a CDS encoding sodium:solute symporter family protein, which gives rise to MRTLDQVALALYFLLMLAVGIGIRRKVKNARDFFTAGGKMPWWLSGISHHMSGYSAAVFVGYAAIAYSDGFSIYIWWACSIALALLIGSFVFAPRWVRLRVHTGMISPLEYLTVRYGHRTKLCLALSGSLLKIFDVGAKWTASALLLQMFAHVDLKWGVLLTGGVTLIYSVMGGLWADAATDLSQFIIQLISGIAMCAVVLYRLGGVSAVSGMWFRLPPEHRQFFHGQYTLGFALTYLLVNFLSYNGGTWSLAQRFMASPDEASARRSAQLSAVLYLVWPVVLFYPMWAAPLLLPHIGDPSQSYATMAQLYLPAGLVGLVLAGLFAHSMAMTSSDANAVSAVVVRDIAPAFLPQRLLATEKQQLLAGRLCTLFFLGGSMVIALLANHMGGVLGLILLWYGALVGPIAVPMLLGMLPLFARCGAFSAITSWLSGVVAFAAIRWLIPASMDGNGGSLMLAVGGPVMVSLFVYILTGVLRPVHNPRADDLLTVMR
- a CDS encoding response regulator, which translates into the protein MTPRRPSVVIINDHIDTCTGLAELLELDGFEAYSCFSGVEGLYQVTIRTPDAVLLDMNMPGMSGLEVCAAIRNRQSIANTAIVFHSGEQKPANLDGADAFLTYPVPLDILAAVLRATISKRSA
- a CDS encoding ribulokinase — protein: MAIVMGADFGTLSVRVTLYDSERGRLGTATAEYPLHRRANDGAYATQSHADQMDALAKASRDVLETAGIDGDQVASIAIDATGSSVLMVDAAMQPLDEYYLWCDTRASVEAQQITAAAHAGNLEAIHWSGGFYSPEWGFAKVLHWLRHADLSKRERFATALENCDMVAATLTGVTSPKDLKRSVCAMGHKWMWNASLGGLPPEEFFVSVDPLLTGIRDKIAGTFLASDEIYGDLTQQWAKRLGLRPGIPIPVGALDAHWDAIGSGCREGDVVNVVGTSTCVIAVMSDRHVIPGVSGVVPGSVDPAMTGVEAGIPAVGDMFDAIARRAGTTVRELAAGIANYRVGQTGLLRLCWDNGDRTVLGNPDVGGVTLGWNLGSTPQDELFAAIEGTAFQTRIILERMAQHGVPVRRVINGGGIPQNSAVLNQVYANVLNKPVLVPDGVPTSLGSVIFAMKAAGAYPNITTAQDALCLPYKVIEPQPAEAARAEELFRLYLDIYQSMGLSNAPSRPLGHVLPKLKRLREVAKGVAQGEPDSKGGSGS